Proteins co-encoded in one Stomoxys calcitrans chromosome 5, idStoCalc2.1, whole genome shotgun sequence genomic window:
- the LOC106096290 gene encoding uncharacterized protein LOC106096290 isoform X2, whose product MCASEDKAFSFKFETEDNSNFSSYQQDEEQSDINQVGELIPIKTAEGGHTSVYLRTGNRLLFCSGKYFYIEHTIAQTDHQKEHTGIVCTCHTCGVKIKGSLKVSSNFICHLKNKHPEVYQEFLRQKADFSAPYVRSWKKINSHRVNPYLPTTPLLNNFIQNNEKQEQFQQSVLRFLLATNQTFDVVENPSFLKLFEFSEVPRQMHAAEYYEKLVAEACEYKKLELCQTFNDGSVFVCNTIDTWTYNSSKFLAISSHWIDEHFQRQSAFVACRRLSMEEDCEEVQNKVFAHFGFVSTTITACPTHNIHNMTEDFIIFGLSKEVLAERGKNLQEEMIYQLNFLPISNKNAMQLEILKLHKIWVRNFVSKLNNDMKLVHRTVIEKCCHIWSSWHCKDFKEFFNSLFGEPLSKPQIFSSTSIYTAIKQLVANKNKLEQLCRLINKPCFSLEEIGYLEELLDVFEPLNAVFVFLDLPQNHYYGCFLPSLVTLKWKLTRLYNSKKLFRLQDTLKLLKEEILHEFKDYYDLSESKSEAVIAALTYPPVKTRFLMGLKDNINCLSFQPRTVLLKYGKDYHQHHEDQPNSNNKMSVCQGQMSMEHSANGSDFFDFGDTTETVDDEANLPHTLRLEIDTYLADAGSTLISLQKYPTIRRMFYRFNTCIPSPTSVYRIFPVHDILQSSLRFDSNEHFENSLFYKYYH is encoded by the exons ATGTGTGCAAGTGAAGATAAagcattttcttttaaattcgaAACCGAAGACAACAGCAATTT CAGCAGTTACCAGCAGGATGAGGAACAGTCGGATATAAACCAAGTGGGCGAGCTAATACCCATAAAAACTGCTGAGGGTGGTCATACCTCAGTGTATCTGCGCACCGGAAATAGATTGTTATTTTGTTCGGGAAAATACTTTTACATTGAACACACG ATCGCACAAACGGATCATCAGAAAGAACACACAGGCATAGTGTGCACTTGCCACACATGTGGTGTAAAAATAAAGGGGTCCCTTAAAGTTAGCTCCAATTTCATATGTCACTTGAAGAATAAACATCCCGAAGTTTATCAGGAATTCCTTAGGCAAAAGGCCGATTTTAGTGCTCCCTACGTACGATCATGGAAGAAAATAAATAGCCATAGGGTAAACCCATACCTGCCAACGACACCCTTACTAAATAACTTTATACAGAACAATGAAAAGCAGGAGCAGTTTCAACAGAGCGTTCTGCGATTTCTGTTAGCTACAAACCAGACTTTCGATGTTGTTGAAAACCCCagctttttaaaattatttgagtTCAGCGAAGTACCTCGGCAAATGCATGCGGCTGAATATTATGAAAAACTTGTGGCCGAAGCCTGTGAGTATAAGAAATTGGAATTATGCCAAACATTTAACGACGGCAGTGTATTCGTGTGCAATACAATTGATACCTGGACGTACAACAGCTCCAAATTTCTAGCAATATCTTCGCATTGGATAGACGAACACTTCCAAAGACAATCAGCTTTTGTAGCCTGTAGAAGATTGTCTATGGAAGAGGATTGTGAAGAGGtgcaaaataaagtttttgcaCATTTTGGTTTCGTCTCCACAACAATAACTGCTTGTCCTACCCATAATATACACAACATGACTGAAGATTTTATAATATTTGGGCTTTCCAAAGAAGTTCTTGCGGAGCGaggcaaaaatttgcaggaggAAATGATCTACCAATTgaattttttgcccataagcaacAAGAACGCAATGCagttggaaattttaaaattacataaaatatgGGTACGAAATTTCGTAAGCAAACTTAACAACGATATGAAACTTGTACATAGGACAGTTATAGAAAA ATGTTGCCATATTTGGTCTAGTTGGCATTGCAAAGATTTTAAAGAGTTTTTCAACTCTCTCTTTGGTGAACCCTTATCAAAACCCCAAATATTTTCTTCGACCTCTATATACACGGCCATTAAACAATTAgttgcaaacaaaaataaactagAGCAACTATGTCGTTTAATAAATAAGCCCTGCTTCAGTTTGGAAGAAATAGGCTACTTGGAGGAATTGCTGGATGTATTTGAACCCTTGAATGCAGTATTTGTATTTCTGGATTTACCACAAAATCACTATTATGGCTGCTTTTTGCCCTCGCTTGTTACACTAAAGTGGAAATTGACACGCCTGTATAACAGCAAGAAATTGTTCCGTTTACAAGATACCTTAAAGCTTCTAAAAGAAGAAATTCTGCATGAATTCAAAGACTATTACGATTTAAGTGAGAGTAAATCAGAGGCTGTAATAGCAGCACTAACATATCCTCCGGTTAAAACACGTTTTCTTATGGGATTGAAAGATAACATAAATTGCTTGAGTTTCCAACCACGCACTGTGTTGCTCAAATATGGAAAGGATTACCATCAACATCACGAGGACCAGCCAAATTCAAACAATAAAATGTCTGTTTGCCAGGGTCAAATGTCAATGGAACATTCAGCGAATGGCTCAGACTTCTTTGATTTCGGAGATACCACAGAAACTG TTGATGATGAAGCTAACCTGCCGCATACTTTAAGATTGGAAATAGACACGTATTTGGCAGATGCAGGCTCTACCTTGATATCATTACAAAAGTATCCAACTATTAGACGCATGTTCTACCGATTTAATACTTGCATACCATCCCCAACTTCGGTGTATCGCATATTTCCGGTACACGATATCTTACAAAGTAGTTTAAGATTTGACTCGAATGAACATTTTGAAAATTCACTATTTTACAAATATTACCACTGA
- the LOC106096290 gene encoding uncharacterized protein LOC106096290 isoform X1, with amino-acid sequence MCASEDKAFSFKFETEDNSNFSSSYQQDEEQSDINQVGELIPIKTAEGGHTSVYLRTGNRLLFCSGKYFYIEHTIAQTDHQKEHTGIVCTCHTCGVKIKGSLKVSSNFICHLKNKHPEVYQEFLRQKADFSAPYVRSWKKINSHRVNPYLPTTPLLNNFIQNNEKQEQFQQSVLRFLLATNQTFDVVENPSFLKLFEFSEVPRQMHAAEYYEKLVAEACEYKKLELCQTFNDGSVFVCNTIDTWTYNSSKFLAISSHWIDEHFQRQSAFVACRRLSMEEDCEEVQNKVFAHFGFVSTTITACPTHNIHNMTEDFIIFGLSKEVLAERGKNLQEEMIYQLNFLPISNKNAMQLEILKLHKIWVRNFVSKLNNDMKLVHRTVIEKCCHIWSSWHCKDFKEFFNSLFGEPLSKPQIFSSTSIYTAIKQLVANKNKLEQLCRLINKPCFSLEEIGYLEELLDVFEPLNAVFVFLDLPQNHYYGCFLPSLVTLKWKLTRLYNSKKLFRLQDTLKLLKEEILHEFKDYYDLSESKSEAVIAALTYPPVKTRFLMGLKDNINCLSFQPRTVLLKYGKDYHQHHEDQPNSNNKMSVCQGQMSMEHSANGSDFFDFGDTTETVDDEANLPHTLRLEIDTYLADAGSTLISLQKYPTIRRMFYRFNTCIPSPTSVYRIFPVHDILQSSLRFDSNEHFENSLFYKYYH; translated from the exons ATGTGTGCAAGTGAAGATAAagcattttcttttaaattcgaAACCGAAGACAACAGCAATTT TAGCAGCAGTTACCAGCAGGATGAGGAACAGTCGGATATAAACCAAGTGGGCGAGCTAATACCCATAAAAACTGCTGAGGGTGGTCATACCTCAGTGTATCTGCGCACCGGAAATAGATTGTTATTTTGTTCGGGAAAATACTTTTACATTGAACACACG ATCGCACAAACGGATCATCAGAAAGAACACACAGGCATAGTGTGCACTTGCCACACATGTGGTGTAAAAATAAAGGGGTCCCTTAAAGTTAGCTCCAATTTCATATGTCACTTGAAGAATAAACATCCCGAAGTTTATCAGGAATTCCTTAGGCAAAAGGCCGATTTTAGTGCTCCCTACGTACGATCATGGAAGAAAATAAATAGCCATAGGGTAAACCCATACCTGCCAACGACACCCTTACTAAATAACTTTATACAGAACAATGAAAAGCAGGAGCAGTTTCAACAGAGCGTTCTGCGATTTCTGTTAGCTACAAACCAGACTTTCGATGTTGTTGAAAACCCCagctttttaaaattatttgagtTCAGCGAAGTACCTCGGCAAATGCATGCGGCTGAATATTATGAAAAACTTGTGGCCGAAGCCTGTGAGTATAAGAAATTGGAATTATGCCAAACATTTAACGACGGCAGTGTATTCGTGTGCAATACAATTGATACCTGGACGTACAACAGCTCCAAATTTCTAGCAATATCTTCGCATTGGATAGACGAACACTTCCAAAGACAATCAGCTTTTGTAGCCTGTAGAAGATTGTCTATGGAAGAGGATTGTGAAGAGGtgcaaaataaagtttttgcaCATTTTGGTTTCGTCTCCACAACAATAACTGCTTGTCCTACCCATAATATACACAACATGACTGAAGATTTTATAATATTTGGGCTTTCCAAAGAAGTTCTTGCGGAGCGaggcaaaaatttgcaggaggAAATGATCTACCAATTgaattttttgcccataagcaacAAGAACGCAATGCagttggaaattttaaaattacataaaatatgGGTACGAAATTTCGTAAGCAAACTTAACAACGATATGAAACTTGTACATAGGACAGTTATAGAAAA ATGTTGCCATATTTGGTCTAGTTGGCATTGCAAAGATTTTAAAGAGTTTTTCAACTCTCTCTTTGGTGAACCCTTATCAAAACCCCAAATATTTTCTTCGACCTCTATATACACGGCCATTAAACAATTAgttgcaaacaaaaataaactagAGCAACTATGTCGTTTAATAAATAAGCCCTGCTTCAGTTTGGAAGAAATAGGCTACTTGGAGGAATTGCTGGATGTATTTGAACCCTTGAATGCAGTATTTGTATTTCTGGATTTACCACAAAATCACTATTATGGCTGCTTTTTGCCCTCGCTTGTTACACTAAAGTGGAAATTGACACGCCTGTATAACAGCAAGAAATTGTTCCGTTTACAAGATACCTTAAAGCTTCTAAAAGAAGAAATTCTGCATGAATTCAAAGACTATTACGATTTAAGTGAGAGTAAATCAGAGGCTGTAATAGCAGCACTAACATATCCTCCGGTTAAAACACGTTTTCTTATGGGATTGAAAGATAACATAAATTGCTTGAGTTTCCAACCACGCACTGTGTTGCTCAAATATGGAAAGGATTACCATCAACATCACGAGGACCAGCCAAATTCAAACAATAAAATGTCTGTTTGCCAGGGTCAAATGTCAATGGAACATTCAGCGAATGGCTCAGACTTCTTTGATTTCGGAGATACCACAGAAACTG TTGATGATGAAGCTAACCTGCCGCATACTTTAAGATTGGAAATAGACACGTATTTGGCAGATGCAGGCTCTACCTTGATATCATTACAAAAGTATCCAACTATTAGACGCATGTTCTACCGATTTAATACTTGCATACCATCCCCAACTTCGGTGTATCGCATATTTCCGGTACACGATATCTTACAAAGTAGTTTAAGATTTGACTCGAATGAACATTTTGAAAATTCACTATTTTACAAATATTACCACTGA
- the LOC106096291 gene encoding CAAX prenyl protease 1 homolog, which yields MMGGYTEADIILFGILGLCLVKNIFEIYISLRQVKVYKTANKVPAELGDHMSDETFNKARVYGLDREQFDIFKSFILDVIVIPLELYFGVISLFWQISFSIVEKLNFDVNNEILISSVFVVVIGLFGYVKELAFKIYGTFVLEERHGFNKQTPGFFVWDQIKGLIVSNILTVLLSAAIVFIVQWGGEYFFIYLWAFAGVISLVLLTIYPIFIAPLFDKYIPLEDGELRTSIEKLAASLKFPLTKLYVVEGSKRSSHSNAYFYGLWNSKRIVLFDTLLLNKGKNDDAEIKEEDKGKGCTNEEVVAVLGHELGHWKLGHVTKNIVIMQVNLLLIFIVFNYCFKYAPFYEALGFAPGVRPILVGLFIVLTYVMAPYNAILEFAMTMLSRRFEYQADEFAQKLGYAKLLQKALIKLNLDNLGFPVHDWLYSSWNHSHPTLLQRMHRLKELEAKDKKSK from the exons ATGATGGGAGGATATACAGAGGCTGATATAATCTTATTTGGGATCCTGGGTCTctgtttggtgaaaaatatctTCGAAATCTATATATCATTGCGTCAG GTCAAAGTGTACAAGACTGCCAATAAAGTTCCTGCCGAATTGGGAGACCACATGAGCGATGAGACCTTCAATAAGGCACGTGTATATGGCTTGGATCGAGAACAGTTTGACATATTCAAAAGTTTTATTCTTGATGTCATTGTTATACCATTGGAATTGTATTTCGGAGTGATTTCCCTCTTCTGGCAGATCTCATTCTCCATTGTGGAGAAATTGAACTTTGATGTTAACAACGAAATACTCATCAGCTCTGTATTTGTCGTCGTTATCGGCTTATTTGGTTACGTTAAAGAGTTGGCCTTTAAAATCTATGGCACCTTTGTTTTGGAGGAAAGGCATGGCTTCAACAAGCAAACACCTGGCTTCTTTGTATGGGACCAAATCAAGGGTCTTATTGTGAGTAACATTCTGACCGTCTTACTATCTGCTGCCATTGTTTTTATTGTACAATGGGGTGGAGAATATTTCTTCATATACTTGTGGGCCTTTGCCGGAGTGATATCCTTGGTACTGCTAACCATTTATCCCATTTTTATTGCCCCATTATTTGACAAATACATCCCCTTGGAAGATGGAGAATTAAGAACGTCGATAGAGAAGTTGGCAGCTTCTCTAAAATTCCCACTTACCAAACTATATGTGGTTGAAGGATCTAAACGCTCATCGCATAGTAATGCCTACTTCTATGGCCTGTGGAATTCTAAGCGAATTGTTCTCTTCGATACCCTGCTGCTTAATAAGGGCAAGAATGATGACGCTGAAATTAAGGAGGAGGATAAAGGCAAAGGTTGCACCAATGAGGAGGTGGTTGCAGTCTTGGGTCATGAATTAGGCCATTGGAAGTTGGGTCATGTAACCAAAAATATTGTTATAATGCAGGTGAACTTACTGCTCATATTCATCGTTTTCAACTACTGCTTCAAATACGCACCATTTTACGAGGCATTGGGCTTTGCACCTGGCGTTCGTCCCATCTTGGTGGGTCTCTTTATTGTTTTGACTTATGTTATGGCCCCTTATAATGCCATACTGGAATTCGCCATGACCATGCTGTCTCGACGTTTTGAATATCAAGCTGATGAATTTGCCCAAAAATTGGGCTATGCCAAACTTCTGCAGAAAGCcttaataaaactaaatttgGATAATTTAGGCTTCCCGGTGCATGATTGGTTGTATTCATCTTGGAATCATTCTCATCCCACACTACTGCAACGCATGCATAGGCTAAAGGAATTGGAAGCCAAAGACAAGAAGAGCAAGTAG